From the genome of uncultured Methanobacterium sp.:
TCTCGGTGACAGCCACAGCATCATCCAGAGAGTACCTGAAAAGTTTTTCCAGCCTTTCCCCACCATCACTCCAGTACTGGTGTATCTCATCCCCGGGAATATCATATTTTTCCTGGCCGAATAACTCCAGATAAACTCTTTCCAGGGTGTAACGATCCAGTTGGAGGTAACGGCGCATGATAAGGTAAAGATCCAGGTGAATTCTACCCTTTACCAGGGCAGCGTTGGTAAACCCTCTTTTCATAAATTTAAGACAGGATCCATCGGTACCAAGGTTCAGGGGAACATCCAGGAGAGCTGCCCTGTCTTTGATATAGGGGAAATCAAAGTTGTCAGAGTTGTAACCAATGAGAATATCAGGATTCTCATCTTCCACAATTTCCACAAATTTCTGTAGCATGGCTGCCTCGTCTTCTACAGTTTCTGCAAAATCCAGGGGGGATTCTGCAGTGGAAATTACCATTCGCAATCCCTGGTTACTGGAGAGACTGATCATGATGATGGGGTCATCTTCTGCATTAGGCATACCCTTGGGATTGTAAACCTCAATATCCAGGCTGAGAATTTTAAGTTCTGGAAAATCAGAGTTAACTGGTCGTATTTGACCTTTTAACTCCACGATAGAAGCACCTTTATCTGAGGAAACACAATTCATTTCAGGCGATGCGGTCTCAACTTCCACTTCCACCTCACCCATGGGGAACAATCCTTTATCAATGAGATATCGGCGGTAAAAGGGGATATCATGCTCTCTGATATCTTCGACCTGGGATAAATCTCTTATTTTGTCTCTTAATTTAGGAACATCCTGAGGATGTTTTAGTGTGACTTTTAAAAATTCTTTTTCCCGTCCTAAGTCTTTCATTTCAACTTTTTCTACATTTAGAACGTCTAATTCTTCTAGTTGCTCCCGGCAGGGATCCAGGTCATGTGGCATCACGTATATGTAGGGTTTGAATCCTTTATCCAGTACTATGATGGAATTTCCAGTTGGATCGTTTTTTTCTCTTCCGAAGAGCCTTACCACTGCTTTATCGTCCCGGGTGATGTAATCAATGTCCAGGAGCACCATTCTTTTGGTTTCCATACGATTTTTAATTTATATGAATCAGGGTATATAATTTGTTAAATCTAATGCCCCTAAATTCATCCGTTTTTTGTCATTAAAACCCTGATCTGGCTATGATAATGGGGGACACGGAACCGGTGATGGTGGGTACATATGTTCATACTCATTCTATTACTCCGACCTACATTGCAAGTGAAAAAATTTGGTGAAATTATGGTTAATTTGACATGGATTAATTGGATTTATTTTGACATGGATTACCTGTATGAATTGACATGTATTGAACGTAATACTATTCTGTTGATTTAGCCATCTATTTCAAGTGTAAATACTTGATAAATATTGATAGTGATGAGCAACAAGGTTTAATTAACCGGGAATTATTAATATCTGTTTTACCAAAATTTATTCAAACTCTATTTTAGACAATTCAAGATATTTAAGGAGCTAAATAATAAATGTACTTTCAAAAAATGGATAAAAATGAGCACGACTCTGTCCATGTATCCGAAATTATTTATGAAGCTGATGCTGAAACTTTTGATTTTTTCTTTGGTAACAGGGAGAATGCCTCGCAGAAATTGGGGAAGCTGGTCAGTACAGGGGATAACAACCTGGGATACCAGCAGATCTACGTGGTAACCAATGACAACCACCAGATCATGGGAGTCATGGTGTATTCTGCTGGGGACAAGAGGGGAACTATGCAGGAATTAAAAGTTCTCTTACATAATTTCAACATCCTAGACTCCTTAAGATTCATAATGATTGAAATAATTGACAGCATTTTCTTATCTCGTCTGGAGAAGGATGACTTTTATTACGTTATAGTGGCTGTGGATGAACACTTCCGGGGGCAGGGAGTAGGTTCATTTATTCTGGAAGAGGGAATAAAGCTGGCCAGGGAAAAAGGATGCAGGAGAGCAGTACTGGATGTTGATATTGAAAATGATGGTGCTTTAAGGCTTTATGAAAGGTTTGGTTTTAGGAAATTTAAGGAAAGAATATTATCTCTCCCGGGGTGGAAAAAGGGAGCCTTTAATATGGAATACATCCTGAAAGAATAGGTATTGTCAAAGGGATATAGAAGTCAACTGGATATTAGAAATGAATATTAAGATATACTGTTCAATAAGATCATACATGAGCTTCAATCTGCATGAAGTAAGTTGATTACAATATTAAATTTTGAATAGTAGATGGATCCATAAACATGACTGAAATATCAAACAACCTGGTTGAGTCCTTAAAGATCATGGGGCTAACTGAATACGAGGCCAAGGTGTACTCTGTGCTGGTATTATTTGATAGTGCAGA
Proteins encoded in this window:
- a CDS encoding GNAT family N-acetyltransferase, which codes for MYFQKMDKNEHDSVHVSEIIYEADAETFDFFFGNRENASQKLGKLVSTGDNNLGYQQIYVVTNDNHQIMGVMVYSAGDKRGTMQELKVLLHNFNILDSLRFIMIEIIDSIFLSRLEKDDFYYVIVAVDEHFRGQGVGSFILEEGIKLAREKGCRRAVLDVDIENDGALRLYERFGFRKFKERILSLPGWKKGAFNMEYILKE
- a CDS encoding DNA-directed DNA polymerase, whose product is METKRMVLLDIDYITRDDKAVVRLFGREKNDPTGNSIIVLDKGFKPYIYVMPHDLDPCREQLEELDVLNVEKVEMKDLGREKEFLKVTLKHPQDVPKLRDKIRDLSQVEDIREHDIPFYRRYLIDKGLFPMGEVEVEVETASPEMNCVSSDKGASIVELKGQIRPVNSDFPELKILSLDIEVYNPKGMPNAEDDPIIMISLSSNQGLRMVISTAESPLDFAETVEDEAAMLQKFVEIVEDENPDILIGYNSDNFDFPYIKDRAALLDVPLNLGTDGSCLKFMKRGFTNAALVKGRIHLDLYLIMRRYLQLDRYTLERVYLELFGQEKYDIPGDEIHQYWSDGGERLEKLFRYSLDDAVAVTEIAEKMIPLTLELTRIVGQPFFDVARMTTGQQVEWYLIRKANEQGEVVPNKPSASQYSNRRGKRASGGYVKDPVKGLHENIVYFDFRSLYPSIIISKNVSPDTLVDECNPEKCHISPEGGYMFLKEPPGFVPSIIGNILTERVRLKTLMKESEDEEEKKILNVQQEALKRLANSMYGVYGYSRFRWYRLECADAITAWGRDYIKKTMEKSEKFGFKPVYADTDGFYAVYEGEVSD